The Bradyrhizobium sp. WBAH42 genome includes a window with the following:
- a CDS encoding Zn-ribbon domain-containing OB-fold protein: MAEPQRARPKPTPETQHFWDGTKAGELRLQRCDACAHVYFPPRPFCPSCASRKVSIFKASGKGFLYSYVINHRPAAPGFTPPYAIAVVELDEGPRMMSNIIDCPQTPEALELDMKLEVAFQELDDKITLPVFRPAKG; this comes from the coding sequence ATGGCCGAACCGCAGCGCGCGCGACCGAAACCGACGCCGGAGACCCAGCATTTCTGGGACGGCACCAAGGCCGGCGAATTGCGCCTGCAGCGCTGCGATGCCTGCGCCCACGTCTACTTCCCGCCGCGCCCGTTCTGCCCCTCCTGCGCCTCGCGCAAGGTCAGCATCTTCAAGGCGAGCGGCAAGGGCTTTCTCTACAGCTACGTGATCAACCACCGGCCCGCGGCACCGGGCTTCACGCCGCCTTACGCCATCGCGGTGGTCGAGCTCGACGAAGGCCCGCGGATGATGAGCAACATCATCGACTGCCCGCAGACCCCCGAGGCGCTCGAACTCGACATGAAGCTCGAGGTCGCGTTCCAGGAGCTCGACGACAAGATCACCCTTCCCGTCTTCCGTCCGGCGAAGGGGTAG
- a CDS encoding thiolase: MRKNQVAVVGAAETTELGVIPNASQLQLHADAALNAIADAGLKLSDIDGFATAVETPQQVCHYLGIKPTWVDGTSVGGCSFMLHVRHAAAAIEAGLCKTVLITHAESGKSMIGKLPRSTAADSLNGQFEAPFGVYGPPSMFPIPVLRFMKTYGITHEQLASVAVVQREWAAKNPRAMMKDPITVADVLNSRMIAYPFRLLQCCLVTDGGGALILTSADRARDFPRKPVYIMGTGESVETPMVSQMETFNSSRAFKTAGPLAFKEAGIAHGDVDHLMIYDAFAHLPLFGLGDLGFMPYEETGQFIADGNTRPGAKLPLNTNGGGLSYMHSGMYGMYALQESVRQMRGIAPAQVPNAKISVCHGVGGMFAASGTIVFTNER; the protein is encoded by the coding sequence ATGCGCAAGAACCAGGTTGCCGTCGTCGGCGCAGCCGAGACCACGGAGCTCGGTGTCATCCCCAACGCCTCGCAGCTCCAGCTGCATGCGGACGCCGCGCTCAACGCCATTGCCGACGCCGGGCTGAAGCTCTCCGACATCGACGGCTTTGCCACCGCGGTCGAAACGCCGCAGCAGGTCTGCCATTATCTCGGCATCAAGCCGACCTGGGTGGACGGCACCTCGGTCGGCGGCTGCTCCTTCATGCTGCATGTCCGGCACGCGGCGGCGGCGATCGAGGCGGGTCTCTGCAAGACGGTGCTGATCACCCACGCCGAGAGCGGCAAGTCGATGATCGGCAAATTGCCGCGCTCGACGGCGGCCGACAGCCTCAACGGCCAGTTCGAGGCTCCTTTCGGCGTCTACGGCCCGCCCAGCATGTTCCCGATTCCCGTGCTGCGCTTCATGAAGACCTACGGCATCACCCACGAGCAATTGGCTTCGGTGGCGGTGGTGCAGCGGGAATGGGCCGCGAAGAATCCGCGCGCGATGATGAAGGACCCGATCACGGTTGCCGATGTCCTCAACTCGCGCATGATCGCCTATCCGTTCCGGCTGCTGCAGTGCTGCCTCGTCACCGACGGCGGCGGCGCGCTGATCCTGACCTCGGCCGACCGCGCCAGGGATTTTCCGCGGAAGCCGGTCTACATCATGGGCACCGGCGAGAGCGTTGAGACGCCGATGGTCAGCCAGATGGAGACGTTCAACTCCTCGCGTGCGTTCAAGACGGCGGGGCCGCTGGCCTTCAAGGAGGCCGGCATCGCGCACGGGGACGTCGATCATCTCATGATCTACGACGCATTCGCGCATCTGCCGCTGTTCGGCCTCGGCGATCTCGGCTTCATGCCGTACGAAGAAACCGGCCAATTCATCGCCGACGGCAACACGCGGCCTGGGGCCAAGCTGCCGCTCAACACCAACGGCGGCGGATTGAGCTACATGCATTCGGGCATGTACGGCATGTACGCGCTGCAGGAGAGCGTGCGCCAGATGCGCGGGATCGCGCCGGCGCAGGTGCCGAACGCGAAGATTTCGGTGTGCCACGGCGTCGGCGGCATGTTCGCGGCGAGTGGCACGATCGTGTTCACGAACGAGAGGTAA
- a CDS encoding SDR family NAD(P)-dependent oxidoreductase, with translation MSKSLQDKVIIVTGAGRGIGREIALLCAAEGAKVVVNDPGGAADGAGANAAPAEEVVEEIKKRGGTAVANFESVAEAIPASKIVKTATDHFGRLDGVVNNAGILRDMIFHKMSVEAFEAVIKVHLMGSFYVSHAAARIFREQESGSFVHFTSTSGLIGNFGQANYAAAKLGIVGLSKSIALDMGRFNVRSNCVSPFAWTRMIGTIPTETDAEKARVEKIKQMGPEKIAPLCGYLLGDSAKDVTGQIFGVRMNEIFLFSQNRPIRSVQRSEGWTPQSIAEHGMPALKGSFYKLDRSADIFTWDPV, from the coding sequence ATGAGCAAATCACTGCAAGACAAGGTCATCATCGTCACCGGCGCAGGGCGCGGCATCGGGCGCGAGATTGCGCTCTTGTGCGCGGCCGAGGGCGCCAAGGTCGTCGTCAACGATCCCGGCGGAGCTGCCGACGGCGCGGGCGCGAACGCGGCGCCCGCCGAGGAGGTGGTCGAGGAGATCAAGAAGCGCGGCGGCACGGCGGTCGCCAATTTCGAAAGCGTCGCGGAAGCTATTCCCGCCAGCAAGATCGTGAAGACCGCGACCGATCATTTCGGCCGGCTCGACGGCGTCGTCAACAATGCCGGCATCCTGCGCGACATGATCTTCCACAAGATGAGCGTGGAAGCCTTCGAGGCCGTCATCAAGGTGCATCTGATGGGCTCGTTCTACGTCAGCCACGCCGCGGCGCGCATCTTCCGCGAGCAGGAGTCGGGCTCGTTCGTGCACTTCACCTCGACCTCGGGCCTGATCGGCAATTTCGGCCAAGCCAACTACGCGGCGGCCAAGCTCGGCATCGTCGGGCTGTCGAAGTCGATCGCGCTCGACATGGGCCGCTTCAACGTCCGCTCCAATTGCGTCTCGCCGTTCGCCTGGACGCGCATGATCGGCACCATCCCGACCGAGACCGACGCCGAGAAGGCGCGCGTCGAGAAAATCAAGCAGATGGGCCCGGAGAAGATCGCCCCCCTCTGCGGCTATCTGCTCGGCGATTCCGCCAAGGACGTCACCGGCCAGATCTTCGGCGTGCGCATGAACGAGATCTTCCTGTTCAGCCAGAACCGCCCGATCCGCTCGGTGCAGCGGAGCGAAGGCTGGACGCCGCAGTCGATTGCGGAACACGGCATGCCGGCGCTGAAGGGCTCGTTCTACAAGCTCGACCGCTCCGCCGACATCTTCACCTGGGATCCGGTGTAA
- a CDS encoding SMP-30/gluconolactonase/LRE family protein: MTKPLTIPANSSEPSLARRTLLKGAAAAVAATGVTMNGALNGALAASVAPLGQTGAPTRSTAPLPLGPLPGSRYPDSHLESAKKGPPTFGPSGFPAFAGTMAVERVATGFRWAEGPVYFAAGRYVLFSDIPNNRIMRFCEDDGHLSVYRQPSMNSNGNTIDREGRLITCEHSGRRVTRTELDGSITIIADKYNGKRLNSPNDAVVTADGAIWFTDPAYGIGGFYEGIKADPEQDKKNVYRVDPKSGEVKVVVDDFVEPNGLAISPDEKKLYVCDTGFTDGPDNPSHIRVFDLDVAAGKVSNSKVFADMPKPGITDGVRCDTEGRVWCSVGWGDPNEDGVRCYTSSGELLGKIHIPETVANLCFGGQQRNRLYICGSTSLYAVYTSVQGAMKP; this comes from the coding sequence ATGACAAAACCACTGACCATTCCCGCAAATAGCAGCGAGCCCTCTCTCGCGCGCCGCACGCTGTTGAAGGGCGCTGCCGCCGCAGTCGCGGCGACGGGCGTCACCATGAACGGAGCCTTGAACGGAGCCTTGGCGGCTTCCGTCGCGCCCCTCGGCCAGACCGGCGCACCGACGAGATCGACGGCGCCGCTGCCGCTCGGACCATTGCCGGGCAGCCGCTACCCCGACTCTCATCTGGAATCGGCCAAGAAGGGACCGCCGACTTTCGGTCCTTCCGGCTTTCCGGCCTTCGCCGGCACCATGGCGGTCGAGCGTGTCGCAACCGGCTTCCGCTGGGCCGAGGGGCCCGTCTATTTCGCAGCCGGGCGATACGTGCTGTTCAGCGACATTCCGAACAACCGCATCATGCGTTTCTGCGAGGACGACGGTCACCTCAGCGTCTATCGCCAGCCGTCGATGAACTCGAACGGCAACACGATCGATCGCGAGGGACGCCTGATCACCTGCGAGCATAGCGGCAGGCGTGTGACGCGGACCGAGCTCGACGGCTCGATCACGATCATTGCCGACAAGTACAACGGCAAGCGGCTGAACTCCCCGAACGATGCGGTCGTAACCGCCGATGGCGCGATCTGGTTCACCGATCCCGCTTACGGCATCGGCGGTTTCTATGAGGGGATCAAGGCCGACCCCGAGCAGGACAAGAAGAACGTCTACCGCGTCGATCCGAAGTCCGGAGAGGTCAAGGTCGTGGTCGACGATTTTGTCGAGCCCAACGGGCTTGCCATCTCACCCGACGAGAAGAAGCTCTACGTCTGCGACACCGGGTTCACCGACGGGCCGGACAATCCTTCGCATATCCGCGTGTTCGACCTCGACGTCGCGGCAGGCAAGGTCTCCAACAGCAAGGTCTTTGCAGACATGCCGAAGCCCGGCATCACCGACGGCGTTCGCTGTGACACCGAGGGGCGGGTCTGGTGCTCGGTCGGTTGGGGCGATCCGAACGAAGACGGCGTGCGCTGCTATACGTCCTCGGGCGAATTGCTCGGCAAGATCCACATTCCCGAGACCGTGGCAAACCTGTGCTTCGGCGGCCAGCAGCGCAACAGACTCTATATTTGCGGCTCGACATCGCTTTATGCCGTCTACACCAGCGTGCAGGGCGCGATGAAGCCGTGA